One Brassica napus cultivar Da-Ae chromosome C2, Da-Ae, whole genome shotgun sequence DNA window includes the following coding sequences:
- the BNAC02G33580D gene encoding sarcoplasmic reticulum histidine-rich calcium-binding protein: MDCKKFMQMVEEKKRQILEKKEAPLKWEQKLEAAAKAAETKDKRSKKRRRQRAASESSSESDTSSDLSRKSRRTHSKHRRHAHSDSDDSDRRKDKRSRRHKRRSSSSSDDSSDDYESGSEDEQRMKIRHHRRHKSHSSRQTYDDDNAEDARGRHAKHHRHVEVVPSSDSEEERGERRKHRHNRGSAASSDSDSEVRRKNRKRREHQRYRWVESSSEDDDGAMRRRRHHKHD; encoded by the coding sequence ATGGACTGCAAGAAGTTCATGCAGATGGTGGAGGAGAAGAAAAGGCAAATTCTCGAGAAGAAGGAAGCTCCTTTGAAATGGGAGCAGAAGCTTGAGGCGGCTGCCAAGGCTGCTGAAACCAAAGACAAGAGGTCAAAAAAGCGAAGAAGACAAAGGGCTGCATCTGAATCTAGCTCTGAAAGTGATACTAGCTCTGATTTGAGCAGAAAGTCGAGGAGAACTCACAGTAAGCACCGAAGGCATGCACACTCTGATTCAGATGACAGTGATAGAAGGAAAGATAAGAGATCCAGAAGGCATAAGAGAAGGTCCTCAAGTTCAAGCGATGATAGCAGTGATGACTATGAGAGCGGATCAGAGGACGAGCAGAGGATGAAGATAAGGCACCACCGTAGGCACAAGTCGCATAGCTCAAGACAGACTTATGATGATGACAATGCCGAAGATGCCAGAGGAAGGCACGCTAAGCATCACAGGCATGTCGAGGTGGTTCCTTCAAGTGATAGCGAGGAAGAGAGGGGGGAAAGAAGAAAACATAGGCACAACAGAGGTTCAGCTGCCTCCAGCGACTCAGACTCGGAGGTTAGACGGAAGAATAGAAAGAGAAGGGAGCATCAAAGGTATCGTTGGGTAGAGTCTTCAAGTGAGGATGATGATGGAGCAATGCGAAGGAGAAGGCATCATAAACATGACTGA
- the LOC106378536 gene encoding origin of replication complex subunit 4-like, with product MQSVTSQAVVIGISSRLDADQLLEKRVRSRFSHRKILFLPPSREEVDSLLEHLPSLPADSSFPSGYVSQFNEKIKNITSDTRFKDMLRTFLNANSTVNSLLKFIFRAVSSMNLESGILSLETCKAALSSMQRQPKLEAVRDCSILELYLLVCMRRLEVKEQSLYNFISVMKEYKTIHDSFQTSDYYAQNVSLRAFEHLREREVICYAENRGQSQTGEYRPMKLLILASELHQGMRSHACCPAILLKLLDH from the exons ATGCAGTCTGTAACATCACAAGCTGTTGTCATCGGTATTAGTTCTCGACTG GACGCTGACCAACTTCTGGAGAAAAGGGTGAGATCTCGCTTTTCACACagaaaaatattgtttcttCCTCCATCTAGAGAAGAAGTTGACAG TTTATTGGAACACCTGCCATCTCTACCAGCAGACTCAAGTTTCCCCAGTGGATATGTTTCTCAGTTCAATGAAAAGATTAAG AATATAACATCAGACACGAGATTTAAAGACATGCTGAGGACATTTTTAAATGCAAATTCTACTGTCAACAGTTTGCTGAAGTTTAT ATTCCGTGCTGTTTCTTCAATGAATTTGGAATCTGGCATCCTCTCTCTTGAGACCTGCAAAGCAGCACTTTCAAGTATGCAAAGGCAACCAAAGTTGGAAGCCGTTAGAG ATTGTTCCATACTGGAGCTATATCTTTTGGTATGCATGAGGAGGTTAGAAGTGAAAGAGCAGAGCTTATACAACTTCATTAGTGTGATGAAAG AGTATAAGACGATACATGATTCTTTTCAAACCTCGGATTACTACGCGCAAAATGTCAGCCTGCGG GCATTTGAGCACCTGAGAGAGCGAGAAGTTATATGCTACGCAGAGAATAGAGGACAGTCTCAGACAGGTGAATACCGTCCCATGAAGCTTTTAATATTAGCCTCTGAGCTTCATCAGGGAATGAGATCTCATGCGTGTTGCCCC GCCATTCTTCTCAAGTTATTGGACCATTAA
- the LOC106381931 gene encoding fructose-bisphosphate aldolase 3, chloroplastic, protein MASASFVKLNALSSPRISHRSFAHPSASPPPPRVSFAIRAGAYSDELVKTAKTIASPGRGILAIDESNATCGKRLASIGLDNTEENRQAYRQLLLTTPGLGDYISGAILFEETLYQSTKDGKKFVDCLNDAKIVPGIKVDKGLVPLPGSNEESWCQGLDGLASRSAEYYKQGARFAKWRTVVSIPCGPSALAVKEAAWGLARYAAISQDNGLVPIVEPEILLDGDHPIERTLEVAEKVWSEVFFYLAQNNVMFEGILLKPSMVTPGAEHKNKASPETVAEYTLTMLKRRVPPAVPGIMFLSGGQSEAEATLNLNAMNQSPNPWHVSFSYARALQNSVLRTWQGKPEKIEDSQKALLVRAKANSLAQLGKYSAEGENEDAKKGMFVKGYTY, encoded by the exons ATGGCGTCCGCAAGCTTCGTCAAGCTAAACGCTCTCTCTTCTCCTCGGATCAGCCACCGCTCCTTCGCTCACCCCTCcgcctctcctcctcctcctcgtgTCTCCTTCGCGATCCGCGCCGGTGCTTACTCCGACGAACTCGTCAAAACCGCC AAAACCATCGCATCCCCTGGGAGAGGTATACTAGCGATCGACGAGTCTAACGCGACTTGCGGGAAGAGGCTCGCTTCGATTGGGTTGGACAACACCGAGGAGAACCGTCAAGCCTACAGGCAGCTTCTGCTAACCACGCCCGGCCTCGGAGACTACATCTCCGGTGCCATTCTCTTCGAAGAGACTCTTTACCAGTCCACCAAAGACGGCAAGAAGTTTGTCGATTGCTTGAACGATGCCAAGATCGTCCCCGGGATCAAAGTGGACAAG GGCTTGGTTCCCCTTCCTGGCTCCAACGAAGAGTCTTGGTGCCAAGGCTTGGATGGATTGGCTTCACGTTCCGCTGAGTACTACAAGCAAGGCGCTCGTTTCGCCAAGTG GAGGACAGTTGTGAGTATTCCTTGCGGTCCTTCAGCACTAGCTGTCAAGGAAGCTGCGTGGGGGTTAGCTCGCTATGCAGCCATCTCTCAGGACAACGGGCTTGTGCCAATAGTGGAGCCAGAGATTCTTCTGGATGGTGACCACCCGATTGAGAGGACGCTTGAGGTTGCTGAGAAAGTGTGGTCTGAGGTGTTCTTCTACTTGGCGCAGAACAATGTTATGTTTGAGGGGATATTGTTGAAGCCCAGCATGGTTACACCAGGTGCTGAGCACAAGAACAAGGCCTCTCCCGAGACCGTCGCTGAGTACACGCTCACCATGCTCAAGAGGAGAGTTCCACCGGCTGTTCCAGGGATCATGTTTCTGTCTGGAGGACAGTCTGAGGCGGAGGCTACGTTGAACCTGAACGCCATGAACCAGAGCCCGAACCCGTGGCATGTGTCCTTCTCCTACGCGCGTGCCCTGCAGAACTCTGTGCTCAGGACGTGGCAAGGGAAACCCGAGAAGATCGAGGACTCGCAGAAGGCTCTATTGGTTAGGGCAAAGGCCAACTCACTGGCACAGCTCGGGAAATACTCAGCGGAGGGAGAGAATGAAGATGCCAAGAAAGGAATGTTCGTCAAGGGTTACACCTActga
- the LOC106443064 gene encoding uncharacterized protein At1g65710-like: protein MFDEDRSEGLNSFREINRYYYKPDSSRCRRDTDLVRKTKPEQLRRGGENQELFCIQEELRLRQERRHRQSRCGRRRRGRRSRAADSSAAARRRRVPSDSEQCREQKRRTPSREREDSKSYRSGSRERGSGSRRGSRSPERRSETTNPNNGIGSSVNSSNNNNIPAKFVSVPATDKEKRSSNSNADASIKRVVVKRNVASPRSQSPARAASPRAQSPARVINHS from the coding sequence ATGTTCGACGAAGACAGGTCCGAAGGACTCAACAGCTTCCGAGAAATCAACCGGTACTACTACAAACCAGACTCCAGCCGATGTAGACGCGATACTGATCTAGTGCGGAAGACTAAGCCAGAGCAACTCCGCCGCGGCGGCGAAAACCAAGAGTTATTCTGTATCCAAGAGGAGCTTCGACTTCGACAAGAACGGCGACACAGACAAAGCCGATGCGGAAGAcggaggagaggaagaagaagccgagCGGCGGATTCATCAGCAGCAGCGCGGCGGCGGAGAGTCCCGTCGGACTCTGAGCAGTGTCGGGAGCAGAAGAGACGGACTCCTAGCAGGGAGAGGGAGGACTCGAAGAGCTACCGATCGGGGAGTAGGGAGAGAGGAAGCGGTAGCAGACGAGGAAGCAGATCTCCGGAGAGAAGATCGGAGACGACGAACCCTAATAACGGCATTGGCAGTTCTGTAAATTCGAGTAACAACAACAATATACCTGCCAAGTTCGTTTCGGTTCCTGCAACGGATAAAGAGAAGAGAAGCAGCAACAGCAACGCAGATGCGTCTATTAAAAGGGTTGTTGTCAAGAGAAACGTGGCGTCTCCAAGGTCTCAGTCGCCTGCAAGAGCGGCGTCTCCTAGAGCTCAGTCTCCGGCCAGAGTTATCAACCACTCCTAA
- the LOC106381932 gene encoding sec-independent protein translocase protein TATC, chloroplastic, with protein sequence MGSTSTSSAALIHHFRLTSPDMCSPRKRPYTMSFCNSRTEAGLRHGLTQRGSKGLGPLVRVSALDENSSDSPTETTPSLGSAVQDRPAVEEDASFEQEEKASSIYEFLYPDKEELPDDKEMTIFDHLEELRERIFVSVLAVGAAIIGCFAFSKDLIVFLEAPVKNQGVRFLQLAPGEFFFTTLKVSGYCGLLLGSPVILYEIIAFVLPGLTRAERRFLGPIVFGSSLLFYAGLAFSYWVLTPAALNFFVNYAEGVVESLWSIDQYFEFVLVLMFSTGLSFQVPVIQLLLGQVGVVSGDQMLSIWRYVVVGAVVVAAVVTPSTDPVTQMLLATPLLGLYLGGAWMVKLTGR encoded by the exons ATGGGCAGCACAAGCACGAGCTCTGCTGCTCTAATCCACCATTTCCGCCTCACTAGTCCCGACATGTGTTCCCCTAGAAAGCGTCCCTACACTATGAGTTTCTGCAACTCTCGGACAGAAGCTGGACTCCGACACGGTTTGACGCAACGGGGTAGCAAAGGCTTAGGCCCGCTGGTTCGCGTGTCAGCTCTCGATGAAAATTCGAGCGATTCACCAACGGAAACTACTCCTAGCCTTGGCTCTGCTGTACAAGACCGACCAG CTGTGGAAGAAGATGCATCCTTTGAGCAAGAAGAGAAAGCAAGTTCCATCTACGAGTTTCTGTATCCAGATAAAGAGGAGCTCCCTGATGACAAAGAGATGACTATATTCGATCACCTGGAGGAGCTCCGGGAGAGAATCTTCGTCTCTGTTTTGGCTGTGGGAGCTGCAATCATCGGATGCTTCGCCTTCTCCAAAGATCTAATCGTGTTTCTTGAAGCCCCTGTCAAAAATCAGGGTGTACGGTTTCTTCAGCTAGCTCCCGGCGAGTTTTTCTTCACAACTTTAAAG GTCTCTGGTTATTGCGGGCTTCTACTAGGGAGTCCAGTGATTTTGTATGAGATCATAGCTTTTGTACTTCCTGGTCTGACACGAGCTGAGAGACGGTTTCTGGGGCCGATTGTGTTTGGTTCCTCCTTGCTGTTCTATGCTGGACTTGCTTTCTCCTACTGGGTGTTAACCCCTGCAGCCTTGAATTTCTTTGTGAATTACGCTGAAGGGGTGGTTGAATCTCTGTGGTCTATCGACCAGTATTTTGAGTTTGTGCTAGTTCTTATGTTCAGCACCGGCCTGTCTTTCCAG GTTCCAGTAATTCAGTTACTCCTGGGGCAAGTAGGGGTGGTGTCGGGAGATCAAATGCTTTCAATATGGAGATATGTAGTGGTGGGTGCGGTGGTTGTTGCAGCTGTGGTCACGCCTTCGACAGACCCAGTCACTCAAATGCTCCTAGCAACGCCGCTTCTCGGGCTATACTTGGGTGGTGCGTGGATGGTCAAGCTCACAGGTCGGTGA